A region from the Canis aureus isolate CA01 chromosome 8, VMU_Caureus_v.1.0, whole genome shotgun sequence genome encodes:
- the CDIP1 gene encoding cell death-inducing p53-target protein 1, with product MSNEPPPPYPGGPTAPLLEEKSGAPPTPGRTSPAVMQPPPGMSMPPTDIGPPPYEPPGHPMPQPGFIPPHVNADGTYMSPGFYPPPGPHPPMGYYPPGPYPPGPYPGPGGHTATVLVPSGAATTVTVLQGEIFEGAPVQTVCPHCQQAITTKISYEIGLMNFVLGFFCCFMGCDLGCCLIPCLINDFKDVTHTCPSCKAYIYTYKRLC from the exons ATGTCTAACGAGCCACCCCCTCCATATCCTGGAGGCCCCACAGCCCCCCTTCTGGAGGAGAAGAGCGGAGCCCCACCTACCCCAG GCCGCACCTCGCCAGCTGTGATGCAGCCCCCTCCGGGCATGTCCATGCCCCCCACAGACATCGGCCCCCCACCCTATGAGCCACCGGGTCACCCAATGCCTCAGCCCGGCTTCATCCCCCCCCATGTGAATGCAGATGGCACCTACATGTCTCCAG GTTTCTACCCTCCTCCAGGCCCCCACCCACCCATGGGCTACTATCCACCAGGGCCCTACCCACCGGGGCCGTACCCTGGCCCTGGGGGCCATACTGCCACAGTCCTGGTTCCTTCGGGGGCTGCCACCACGGTGACAGTACTACAAGGAGAGATCTTTGAGGGCGCCCCTGTACAGACAGTGTGTCCCCACTGCCAGCAGGCCATCACCACCAAGATCTCCTATGAGATCGGGCTGATGAATTTTGTGCTGGGCTTCTTCTGCTGCTTCATGGG GTGTGACCTGGGCTGCTGCTTGATCCCTTGTCTCATCAACGACTTCAAGGATGTGACGCACACATGCCCCAGCTGCAAAGCCTACATCTACACGTACAAGCGCCTGTGCTAA
- the HMOX2 gene encoding heme oxygenase 2 has protein sequence MSAELETSEAVDESEKRSSGASDKENHTRMADLSELLKEGTKEAHDRAENTQFVKDFLKGNIRKELFKLATTALYFTYSALEEEMERNKDHPAFAPLYFPTELHRKEALTKDMEYFFGEDWEEKVRCSEAAQKYVERIHYVGQNEPELLVAHAYTRYMGDLSGGQVLKKVAQRALKLPSTGEGTQFYLFENVDNAQQFKQLYRARMNALDLNLKTKERIVEEANKAFEYNMQIFDELDQAGSLLAREILEDRVPVHDGKGDVRKCPYYAAKPDRGALEGSSCPFRTALAVLSQPSLQFILAAGVALVASLLAWYYM, from the exons ATGTCAGCGGAACTGGAGACCTCAGAGGCGGTGGATGAGTCGGAGAAAAGGAGCTCTGGGGCCTCAGATAAGGAAAACCACACCAG GATGGCTGACCTCTCCGAGCTCCTGAAGGAAGGGACCAAGGAAGCACATGACCGGGCAGAAAACACCCAGTTTGTCAAGGACTTCCTGAAAGGCAACATCAGGAAGGAGCTGTTTAAG CTGGCCACAACTGCACTTTACTTCACATACTCCGCCCTCGAGGAGGAAATGGAACGCAACAAGGACCACCCAGCCTTTGCCCCCTTGTACTTTCCCACGGAACTACACCGGAAGGAGGCACTGACCAAGGACATGGAGTATTTCTTCGGTGAGGACTGGGAGGAGAAGGTGCGGTGCTCTGAGGCTGCCCAAAAGTATGTGGAGCGGATCCACTACGTGGGGCAGAATGAGCCAGAGCTGCTGGTAGCCCATGCCTATACCCGCTACATGGGGGACCTCTCGGGGGGCCAGGTGCTGAAGAAGGTGGCCCAGCGGGCCCTGAAACTCCCTAGCACGGGAGAAGGGACCCAGTTCTACCTGTTTGAGAACGTGGACAATGCACAACAGTTCAAACAGTTGTACCGGGCCAGGATGAATGCCTTGGACTTGAACCTGAAGACCAAGGAAAGGATTGTGGAGGAGGCCAACAAGGCCTTTGAGTACAACATGCAG ATATTTGATGAACTGGACCAGGCTGGCTCCTTGTTGGCCAGAGAGATCCTGGAGGACAGAGTCCCGGTGCACGATGGGAAGGGAGACGTGCGTAAATGCCCCTACTATGCTGCTAAACCAGACAGAG gtgccctggagGGCAGCAGCTGCCCCTTCCGAACAGCCCTGGCTGTGCTGAGTCAGCCCAGCCTGCAGTTCATTCTGGCCGCTGGTGTGGCCCTGGTTGCCAGCCTCTTGGCTTGGTACTACATGTGA